A stretch of the Nematostella vectensis chromosome 1, jaNemVect1.1, whole genome shotgun sequence genome encodes the following:
- the LOC5517391 gene encoding protein bicaudal D homolog 2: protein MSSLEFLRGEVERLNSELQQASQEKCQAAEYGLAVLEEKQKLQDQYEELEASCDSLRQEYECLKEAHEQLKLEQQKRSKFGDDREEDLVKESESREASFIHKIADLENELRHSKKSEKECLLESDRKTNQISNLFKEIEQLNQTNKQLRTEARQLKHREAKHLQEYSELEEENINLQKQYTSLKSSMVEFEALKVENKSLTDEIEAVQLQLQMACERRDQYNRQLNEALESLKEQRERNTVLQKELTERKQDPIFNSWEIESSVVAQLEQNDDEESGSEKGSKPTTPMSPGPVLVDDLMKELHLSEMKGMEEELTRLSNEKNQLCHELEKKSMDAAKMKEEFDAMATIREAKILCQTLEDDFDEEQLSTSMENCLKINNQLKELVDLKKLVKRYQTKDGKSQAQIRDLKNDLDNMRAKLGNAQTKADECVFLTSRVQQLEEERMNWKNKASEAEEIIKSLQEDVKSMSDLAGEAQGSLNCTQDELRYVSNDISKLYKHVCSANGETPSPMLTSVGSGSRTGSPAAPTNAASASPGKSGGPEERQSPMGSENPNDSEERVDPMSCYRMMSTVRDQVKFLKRAVEKTVEISKQRALEYRTVVNDEDRVPAAGEFDDTLRGQVVKLQSLLATKREQISTFRTVLKANKSTYEVALANLKSRYENDKAVQAESVAQLKRNLKAFKAEAATFASLRSMFAARCEEYVVQLDELQGKLMAAEEEKKTLNQLLKQAIHQKIALTQRLEEFEIARERLRAYTRRKSRSAKPPKPVTRV from the exons ATGAGTTCTTTGGAGTTTCTGCGTGGAGAAGTTGAGAGGTTAAATAGCGAACTCCAGCAAGCTTCCCAGGAGAAATGCCAAGCCGCGGAATATGGCTTGGCCGTCTTGGAGGAGAAACAGAAACTTCAAGACCAGTACGAAGAACTAGAAGCATCTTGTGACAGCCTCCGACAAGAATATGAATGTCTTAAAGAG GCTCATGAGCAGCTTAAACTTGAACAGCAAAAGCGAAGCAAGTTTGGCGACGATAGAGAAGAGGATCTTGTCAAGGAGAGTGAATCCAGAGAGGCTTCATTCATCCACAAGATTGCTGACTTGGAAAATGAACTGAGACACAGCAAGAAGTCAGAAAAGGAGTGCCTCCTGGAGAGTGatagaaaaacaaatcaaatcaGCAACCTGTTTAAAGAAATTGAACAATTAAACCAGACCAATAAGCAGTTGCGGACTGAGGCAAGGCAACTCAAGCACCGAGAAGCCAAACATCTTCAGGAGTACAGTGAGCTGGAGGAAGAAAACATCAATCTTCAAAAGCAG TATACCTCCCTCAAGTCATCCATGGTAGAATTTGAGGCACTGAAGGTGGAAAACAAGAGTTTGACAGACGAGATCGAAGCTGTCCAGCTTCAGCTCCAGATGGCGTGTGAGCGACGAGACCAGTACAACAGGCAGCTGAACGAAGCCCTCGAGTCACTCAAAGAGCAGCGAGAGCGTAACACGGTCTTACAGAAAGAGCTCACAGAAAGAAAACAGGACCCGATTTTCAACAGCTGGGAGATTGAGAGCTCCGTCGTTGCCCAGTTGGAGCAAAACGACGATGAAGAGAGTGGAAGCGAGAAGGGCTCAAAACCTACCACACCCATGAGTCCAGGTCCGGTGCTGGTGGATGACCTCATGAAGGAACTGCACCTGTCCGAGATGAAAGGAATGGAGGAGGAGCTTACCAGGCTCAGTAACGAGAAGAACCAGCTCTGTCACGAGCTTGAGAAAAAGAGCATGGACGCAGCGAAGATGAAGGAGGAGTTTGACGCCATGGCGACCATCAGGGAGGCGAAGATCCTTTGCCAGACCTTAGAGGACGACTTTGACGAGGAGCAGTTGAGCACGTCCATGGAGAACTGCCTGAAGATCAACAATCAGCTAAAGGAGCTGGTGGACTTGAAGAAGTTGGTCAAGCGCTACCAGACAAAGGATGGAAAGTCTCAGGCGCAGATTCGAGACTTGAAGAACGACTTGGATAACATGAGAGCAAAGCTTGGCAACGCGCAGACTAAGGCAGATGAATGCGTGTTCCTCACCAGTCGCGTCCAGCAGTTAGAAGAAGAGCGGATGAACTGGAAGAATAAAGCGTCAGAAGCGGAGGAAATCATCAAGAGTCTTCAAGAGGACGTCAAGTCTATGAGTGATCTTGCTGGTGAGGCGCAGGGAAGTCTGAACTGTACCCAGGATGAGCTGAGGTACGTCAGTAACGACATTTCAAAGCTCTACAAGCACGTCTGCTCGGCGAACGGGGAGACCCCTAGTCCAATGCTGACTAGTGTCGGATCAGGATCCAGGACGGGATCCCCTGCTGCGCCCACCAATGCCGCGTCTGCATCGCCAGGGAAGAGCGGTGGCCCGGAGGAGCGACAGTCTCCAATGGGCAGCGAGAACCCGAATGACTCTGAGGAGCGCGTGGACCCCATGTCTTGTTACCGAATGATGAGTACTGTGCGAGACCAGGTCAAGTTCCTCAAACGTGCCGTGGAGAAGACCGTGGAGATCTCCAAGCAGCGTGCCCTCGAGTATCGCACTGTGGTGAACGACGAGGACCGCGTGCCTGCAGCTGGGGAGTTTGACGATACGCTCAGAGGACAGGTGGTCAAACTCCAGAGCCTGCTGGCTACCAAACGTGAGCAAATCTCCACCTTCAGAACTGTGCTCAAAGCCAATAAATCCACCTACGAGGTGGCCTTGGCGAACCTGAAAAGCCGGTACGAGAACGACAAGGCGGTGCAGGCTGAATCTGTCGCACAGCTCAAGCGCAACCTGAAAGCTTTCAAAGCAGAGGCGGCGACCTTCGCGTCTTTGCGCAGTATGTTCGCGGCGCGCTGTGAGGAGTACGTGGTCCAGCTGGATGAGCTTCAGGGTAAGCTGATGGCAGCCGAGGAGGAGAAGAAGACCCTGAATCAGCTCCTGAAGCAAGCGATCCACCAGAAGATAGCACTTACACAGAGACTCGAGGAATTCGAAATTGCACGAGAGAGACTGCGCGCCTACACGCGGCGAAAATCGCGAAGCGCGAAACCACCAAAGCCTGTTACGCGTGTATAG
- the LOC5517451 gene encoding ras-related protein Rab-7a, protein MASRKKVLLKVIILGDSGVGKTSLMNQYVNKKFSNQYKATIGADFLTKEVMVDDRLVTMQIWDTAGQERFQSLGVAFYRGADCCVLVFDVTQPNSFKTLDSWRDEFLIQASPRDPENFPFVVLGNKIDLENRAVSAKRAQAWCHSKNDIPYFETSAKEAINVEQAFQTIAKNALAQETDVELYNDFPDQIKLSGDTKPKQDNCAC, encoded by the exons ATGGCATCAAGGAAGAAAGTTTTGTTAAAAGTTATTATCCTCGGGGACAGTGG AGTGGGTAAGACATCACTTATGAACCAGTATGTGAACAAGAAGTTCAGCAATCAGTACAAGGCTACCATTGGTGCAGATTTCTTGACCAAAGAAGTAATGGTAGATGACAGACTTGTCACTATGCAG ATTTGGGACACTGCCGGACAAGAAAGGTTTCAGAGTTTAGGCGTGGCATTCTACAGAGGAGCAGACTGTTGTGTGCTTGTTTTTGATGTAACACAGCCAAACTCATTCAAGACTTTGGACAGCTGGAGAGATGAGTTCTTGATCCAGGCCAGTCCAAGGGATCCTGAGAATTTTCCATTTGTTGTTCTGGGCAACAAGATTGACTTAGAAAACAGAGCA GTCTCGGCAAAGAGAGCTCAGGCCTGGTGCCACTCCAAAAATGATATTCCATACTTTGAGACCAGTGCCAAGGAGGCCATCAATGTTGAACAAGCGTTCCAGACTATAGCAAAGAATGCTTTGGCCCAGGAGACTGATGTTGAATTATACAATGATTTCCCAGATCAAATCAAACTCTCTGGCGACACTAAACCAAAGCAAGACAACTGTGCATGCTAA